The window TCGCCTCCAAGACGTATCCACTTTGGGTAGTCTTGTGTGTGATAAGCATGATGTTCGTCGATAATTAATTGTCTTAATCTGGCTATTTGCAAAGGTGTCGCACGGTTAATCGCCAGGGGCACAATCGCTGCCTCTATTGCTCTGCGAGCGGCGAAGATGTCGCGAGTTTCCTGATGAGTTGGCTGCGCCACGATGGCGCCCCGGTTGGGTCGCATCTCAAGAATATGGTCATGCGCTAGTCGTTGTAGCGCTTTTCTTACCACCGTTCTGCTGACAGAAAAAAGTTCACAAAGACTGGTTTCAGTCATCTTTGTACCCGGCGGCAAGCGCTGACTCATGACGGCTTTTAGTACAGAGTTATAGATTTTTTCGTCAGTTGGTATAGCACCGCGCTTTACCGTTACTTTTACCGGGCGCAGCAGTTCAGTTGATTTCAGGCTCATACGTTTCTTCTTGATGAACAGCGATCGAACGCAGACTGTACTTTATTCTTTTGCGATTGTGAACCTTTGCTAAGCAATCTACGCAACTTGAACATACGCATTTCTTGTTTCAGTTTGTTGCACTTCTTACAGTGTTCAAACCGGATCGGGTCAACGATCCCATGCCAGCCCGCGTTTTTATGAGCACTACCCACTCAACATGAAAAGAGAAAAATCATGAAAAAAAATCGCCTCGCTACATCCACACTGTTCACAGCAATCCTCACTGTTGGCATGCTTGGTTTATATAGCAGCCCAAGTTTTGCAGATACTGCAACCAACGTACAGCGCGATAAAAAAGCCGAACATCATGATCGCGCTGATGTACATCGCGACAAGACTGATTTAACGCATGATCGCCATGATGTTGCCCGCGACAAAAAAGATCTTAATGCAGCGGAAGCCAATGGTAATCAAGCGGCAATCCAACGTGATCAAACTGCATTGAAATTAGACAGCAGACAAGTCGGTCGTGAAAAAGCGCATCTGAATGCCGACCGCAGCAATCTGTCAAAAGACAAACAAGACGCTGCTAACGGTGTCTATAACTCGGCACGCCAGGCTGGCCATGCAGAGAAAGATATCAACCGTGATCAAACTGCCGTCGTACATGATCGCCATGATTTAAATCGTGATCGTAAGGATTTAGTGGCGGATCAAGCTGCCGGAAATACGGCTGGTGTTGCACGTGATCAGCAAGCTGTGAAATATGATGGAAAAACATTGAACCGTGATAAGTCCGAGCGTAAACATGATGAGAATGCGCTGAATCAAAACTAAGCTGCATGCCGAATTAGTGTGACGGTCAATGTTCTAAAAAAATATGTCCCGCTTTAAACAGAGCGGGACATATTCATTTATAAGAACGTATTTGGAATGAACCGGAGCATCTGTTTCATTCCAACATAAAACGATGTCGTAACTCTAATTACGACAAAATAAATTATGGCTTCACAATATAGATATTCGATTTAGGACAAGTGCTGGCAACATTTCCATCCAGGACTAAAGACGAGCCGCTAGGGAATTGTGCCAACTGGTCTTTATTGATCGAAATCCACGCTTCAGTAAAATAATTTTTACCGCCAC of the Undibacterium sp. 5I1 genome contains:
- a CDS encoding GntR family transcriptional regulator; this encodes MSLKSTELLRPVKVTVKRGAIPTDEKIYNSVLKAVMSQRLPPGTKMTETSLCELFSVSRTVVRKALQRLAHDHILEMRPNRGAIVAQPTHQETRDIFAARRAIEAAIVPLAINRATPLQIARLRQLIIDEHHAYHTQDYPKWIRLGGDFHVLLAEVAGNTVLIRFLQELVSRCSLIIALYQSPETNTCPNDEHSRLIDAIAAGDVTLACQLMDQHLLDIENALQLKDEEPEINLAEILEIS